One Megalops cyprinoides isolate fMegCyp1 chromosome 17, fMegCyp1.pri, whole genome shotgun sequence DNA window includes the following coding sequences:
- the enpp5 gene encoding ectonucleotide pyrophosphatase/phosphodiesterase family member 5 yields the protein MTDRLVKASCFLVVVAVIMLPGCSPEELHRLLLVSFDGFRWDYLKRVPTPNFNALMEEGVRVQQVENTYITKTFPNHYTMVTGLHAESHGIVANEMFDPDLNLTFSMDRMDTYDPRWWDEGVPLWVTNQRAGHRSGAAMWPGSDVEIHQMYPTHYLPYNASMSFQDRVQKLIDWFTQEQPISLGVLYWEEPDESGHRLGPDSPLMNEVIADIDGKLGSLLGQLKKAGIYDEVNLVVTSDHGMAQLSTDRIIELDDYVSSDLYTWIDKSPVVAVLPKEGKYDEVYNALANANPNMTVYKKEDIPDHYHYKRNDRIMPIIIEAKEGWTIMQNKNGTFMLGNHGYDNTLPSMHPVFVARGPAFRRGYSMASMRSVDLYPLMCHILAVPPAPNNGTLGSVRDLLKESAPPTAAPPTPASGESTYAPVLGSLLGAALVVGFLFVFVKQVTRKQLPSLPIGNLEIAQPLLQEELQI from the exons atgacagacagactTGTAAAAGCCAGCTGCTTCCTGGTTGTGGTGGCTGTGATCATGCTGCCCGGCTGCAGCCCAGAGGAGCTGCATCGTCTCCTTCTGGTGTCTTTTGATGGCTTCCGATGGGATTACCTGAAGCGGGTGCCCACGCCAAACTTCAACGCCCTGATGGAGGAGGGCGTCAGGGTGCAGCAAGTGGAGAACACCTACATCACAAAGACCTTCCCCAACCACTACACCATGGTGACCGGGCTCCACGCCGAGAGTCACGGCATTGTGGCCAATGAGATGTTTGACCCCGACCTCAACCTGACCTTCTCCATGGACCGGATGGACACCTACGACCCCAGGTGGTGGGACGAGGGCGTGCCCCTATGGGTGACCAATCAGAGGGCTGGGCACAGGAGCGGGGCAGCCATGTGGCCAGGCTCCGACGTGGAGATCCACCAGATGTACCCGACCCATTACTTGCCGTACAACGCCTCCATGTCCTTCCAGGATAGAGTCCAGAAGCTCATTGACTGGTTCACCCAGGAGCAGCCCATCAGCTTGGGAGTTCTGTACTGGGAAGAGCCGGATGAGAGCGGCCATCGGCTGGGGCCAGACAGTCCGCTCATGAACGAGGTGATTGCCGATATCGACGGGAAGCTTGGCTCTCTCCTGGGGCAGCTGAAGAAGGCGGGGATCTACGATGAGGTGAACCTTGTGGTCACGAGTGATCACGGCATGGCACAGTTGTCGACTGACAGGATTATCGAGCTGGATGATTACGTGAGCAGTGACCTGTACACCTGGATTGATAAGAGTCCTGTGGTTGCCGTCTTACCCAAGGAAG GCAAGTATGATGAGGTCTACAACGCTCTGGCCAACGCGAACCCCAACATGACAGTGTACAAGAAGGAAGACATTCCGGACCACTACCACTACAAGCGCAATGACAGGATAATGCCCATCATCATTGAAGCCAAGGAAGGGTGGACAATAATGCAGAATAAAAATGGCACCTTCATGT TGGGTAACCATGGTTACGACAACAccttacccagcatgcaccctGTGTTTGTGGCCCGGGGCCCCGCCTTCCGCCGGGGCTACAGCATGGCCTCCATGCGCTCGGTGGACCTGTACCCGCTCATGTGCCACATCCTCGCCGTCCCTCCGGCTCCCAACAACGGCACCCTCGGCAGCGTGCGGGACCTCCTGAAGGAGTCCGCGCCCCCCACGGCCGCCCCACCCACTCCCGCAAGTGGGGAGTCCACCTACGCCCCTGTCCTGGGCTCTCTCCTGGGCGCCGCCCTGGTGGTTGGCTTCCTGTTCGTCTTCGTCAAGCAGGTGACGCGCAAGCAGCTGCCCTCCCTGCCCATCGGTAACCTGGAGATCGCACAGCCCCTTCTGCAGGAAGAGCTACAGATCTAA
- the fam167ab gene encoding protein FAM167A produces the protein MDTMSPPLITVEDTSGPDQEVMGIAHDDHLGSLKALTEKLRLETRRPSYLAWRAQVEAQGSRRLRAQEQQVEDNQQEALDSLRDGGPEGISLAQEDSLPSASLKGFGNIDEALVWLRKELTEMRLQDQQLARQLMRLRSDIIKLKIEQTCHLHRTMLNDATYGLEERDELSDLLCDFPVTPGFGLSAPLKLIGVTKMNINSRRFSLC, from the exons ATGGACACCATGTCCCCACCATTGATCACAGTGGAGGACACCAGCGGCCCAGACCAGGAAGTTATGGGGATTGCTCATGACGACCACCTGGGGAGCCTTAAGGCTCTGACAGAGAAACTGAGGCTAGAGACGCGTCGGCCATCTTACCTGGCCTGGAGGGCCCAGGTGGAGGCCCAGGGATCGAGGCGGCTGAGAGCGCAGGAGCAGCAGGTGGAGGATaaccagcaggaggcgctggaTTCTCTCAGAGATGGTGGACCAGAGGGAATCAGCTTGGCCCAGGAAGACAGCCTGCCTTCAGCAAGTCTGAAAGGATTTGGGAACATCGACGAGGCCCTCGTCTGGCTCAGGAAAGAGTTG ACGGAGATGCGCCTGCAGGATCAGCAGCTGGCCCGGCAGCTGATGCGGCTGCGCAGCGACATCATCAAGCTGAAGATCGAGCAGACCTGCCACCTCCACCGCACCATGCTCAACGACGCCACCTACGGGCTGGAGGAGCGGGACGAACTGTCCGACCTGCTGTGCGACTTCCCCGTCACGCCCGGATTCGGGCTGTCCGCCCCGCTCAAGCTCATCGGGGTCACCAAGATGAACATCAACTCCCGCCGTTTCTCCCTCTGCTAG